TACAACTACTATATATTGTATAGTACAGTACTTTGAATAATACCTAACGGCTATAATATAACATCCAGTATTTTCTAACACAAGGGTTTAATTCCTAATTTATAAAAAATTAATAAAAATATGCAATCATTAAAATGGTAATTGTTGAAATATGTATTTAGAAAGAATGGGAAAATCAATGTAGTTTATGTATTTAGAGGGAAATTACAAAATAGGGTTTAAAGGAAAAGGACAAAGTGAATGATGAATTCACTCTGTCCTTTTCAAATCTTAGTATATTACTTGCTTCCTCATAATAAAACTCAAATGTCTTCCGGCTTTTTTATCTTGGCGATATGAAAATCCCTCTGGGTTTAAAAACGTACAAGTGGAATCAATTGTGATATGGTCAGATGGAATACCGGCTAGTTCGCATTGCTTTTTGACGGTTTGTTGATTGTCAATATGATACTTATGTGTTTGATCATTGTAATACATAAAGTCATCAGCGTAACCAAGTTTTTTAAACTTTTCGTAGACATCTTCATCAACTTCAAATTTTCCTTGGCTTAGAGCTGTACCAATATGGATATGAAAATCAATCGGATTGCAGTTCTCTACTTGTTTTAGATGTTCAAAGGTTTTCAAAGAAATTTCTTTGACTGTCCCTTGCCATCCAGAATGAATGACACCAATGAGGCCGTTCAATTCATTATAAAAAGTGACGGGTACGCAGTCTGCAGTAAATGAGCATAATAATAAATTAGGCTCATAAGTGTATAAAGCATCAGTATTTGGAATAGCAGTATCCTTACTTTCAGCCCCACTGCCTTTATCAGCAAGCGATACCTTATGAATATTTGCACTATGGGTCTGATTGGCGCATACGAATTGATCAAGCCCACAACCAATTAAAACAGCTAATTTCTTACGGTTTTCTAATACTTCATCAGGATTTATACAAGTATGTAGTGCCATATTTCCTTGTTCAAGTTCATTTTCATCCCTTAGCGTAATCCCAGCAATAAACTTTTCATTATTTAAGTAAATGTTTGTCTTCATATCATCACCTAGTTTTAATATATCTTAATGGAAGAGGGATGTATAGACATTCGCTATTTCGACAAAAAAGCTCATATAGCTGTGCCATATGAGCTTAGGTTTATTTATTTAATAAGCTATGTTTTTTACCATAAATGAAGTAAATAATTAACCCTACAATGATCCAAATACCACAGAAAATAATGGTATGAATGGATAGCTGAGTCATTAAGAAAATGCATAAGGCAAATGAGATAAGCGGAATGACTGGGAAGAATGGAACTTTGAACCCACCAGTTTTAATGTCCTTGTTTTTACGTAAAAGGATTACGCCAATTGATACAACTGTAAAGGCTAATAAAGTCCCCATGTTAACAAGTTCAGTTAACTTATCTAAAGGGACAAATCCGGCACAGAAAGCGATTAAGATTGCTGTAATCCAAGTGTTTTTTACTGGTGTTTGACGCTTCGCATTTACTTCTGACATTACTTTTGGAAGTAAACCATCACGACTAAATGCGAAAATAAGACGAGTACCACCATAGAGCATGACAAGGATTACGGTCATCATACCAATCACTGCACCTAAAGAGATAATGCCAGAAATCCAATCTTGATGTACTAGTTGCATCGCATAGCTTACCGGATCACTTACATTTAACTTTGTATAAGGAACCATTCCTGTTAAAACAAGCGATACAATAACATATAAAACTGTACAGATGAGCAATGAGCCAATAATACCGATTGGCATATTACGTTGTGGATTTTTCACTTCTTCAGCAGCAGATGATACTGCGTCAAAGCCAAGATAAGCAAAGAATACAAGTGCAGCACCCGATAATATACCGCTTGTCCCAAATGGCATGAATGGTTTCCAGTTTGTAGGCTCGACATAGAAAACACCTACAAAGATAAAAAGAAGAATAACCGCCACTTTTAAGCTAACCATGATTGTGTTGAATTTTGTTGATTCTTTTATACCCATAGTAAGTAAGAATGCAATTACTAAAATGATTACAATCGCAGGTAAATTTACATAAGTTCCATTTTCAGGATTAAATGCTCCTGAAACTGCTTGTGGTATATGAATATTAAAACCAGTTAATAGCGAACCAAGATAAGATGACCAACCCGTAGCAACAGCTGCAACAGCTAAGCCATATTCTAATATTAATGACCATCCAACAAGCCAAGCAACAACTTCACCAAAAACAACATAGGTATATGTGTAGGCGCTACCAGTTACTGGGATAGATGATGAAAATTCTGAGTAACACATGGCAGCAAATGCACAAACAATCGCAGCGATGATAAAGGAGAAAATAATTCCTGGACCTGCGTGTTCAGCTGCAACGGTTCCCGGTAGGATGAATATCCCTGTACCAACAATGGCACCTATGCCTAGTAGCATTAAATCAAATGCGCCAAGCGTTTTATTCAGTTGAATTTTCCCTTGTTGATGTAAAAGATCACTTACGGACTTTTTTCGGAAAATAGTATTTTTCATTGGAAACACTCAATTCTATTTTAAATTATATAAATATTCTAAACATTTACATAATCTATGTCAATCAAAATTGTCGAATTAACACGAATTGTGTCGAAATTGAGGAACTATTCACGAAATAAGAGAACTTTTATGCATTGAAGCACTGAAGCGATGAGCTAGAAAAATAATTAATTTATGATCATCCATAAATGGAGAAAATAAAGGTAACCTCACTCAAATATTCATATATTATATATTTTTATTAAATTAGAAATAAAAGGTATAATGTTTTTAAAACAGTAAATCATAAAATATAAGTAAAAAAATGTCGGAAGTTCTTGTTTTATTCTATAAGAAGAAAGGATTTTTTTATGTGGATAGTAGCTGTATTACTTACAATAGGGCTTGTCATAACATGCCTTCAATTAAACTCGATGCGAAAAAAATTACAGCAACAAATTAACCATTTAAGTCCTATGATACAAGTTGTTGAGAATGCAAAAGATATTCTCTATTACTGCGATACAAAGCCAAAATTAAAATATCGTTATCTAAGTCCTGTAATCGATAATATACTTGGGCCAAATTCATTAAAAGAACATTTAAATTATCCAGATAAAGTGTATGAAATTGTTCATCCAGATGATTATGAAACCTTATTAAAGAAAACAACAGGGCAGATAGATTACAGTAAACCAATCATTCTGAGATTGAAAAACACTCAAGGACAATATATATGGTTTGAGGAATATGCAACACCAGTTTATGAAAACGGGGAAGTAGTAGCCGTTCAGGGGATTTATAGAAATATAAATGAAAAAGTGGAATTGCAGAAAAAGTTGGAATATAAAGTTTCGCATGACACTTTAACAAATATTTTTAACCGTGAATATTTTGAATCAAAGTTTGAATATTACGATAAAGAAAGCAATAGTTCAATAGCAATTGTAATTTGTGATTTAGATGAACTTAAATTTATAAATGATCACTTTGGACATAAAATGGGAGATACATTAATAAAAGAAACAGCGAATCTATTATATAGAAGCTCTAGTAAGAACGAAATCGTTGCAAGAATAGGTGGAGATGAGTTTGTAATTATGTTAGTTGATACAGATCTATCTAAGGTTGAAGTTTTTTTAACTAATGTACAATCTGAAATAGATGCATTCAATAACGGTAACCCATCATTTTATATAAAAATGTCGAAGGGGTATGCATATAGCTCATCATCCCTTTCAAAAATGAAGCAGTTATTTATTGAAGCGGACAACCGAATGTATGAAGAAAAGAGAAATAAAAAGAAAGAACGAGTGTTAGTTTGATTAAGCGGGTTTATCTATAGATGAAGGTTTCTACTTAAACTTACCACGCAACTTCGTTTAAGTAGAAAATAAGGATTTGAGAATTATAGTGCATTTTTGAATGCACTATTAGCCTCCAATTATTATATTGAAGAGGAAATGGGTTATTTATGGGGCGTGCTTGAAATAAAATTAAATTCAACGTGATTCTAGTAATTTTGCTATGACTAAAAATACGCTATAAAAATGCGTGGTCTCATAAATTAATACAGTATTAAAAAAGCCAGGTTACCCAATAATATAAAACAACTAATGTAAACAACACTACTGGTGGTATGACAACAGTAGTGATTTTAATATATTTCCACCAAGTAATTTTTACATTTCCACGTCTTACGATATGCATCCACATTAGGGTGGCTAATGTACCCATTGGAAGTAAAAGAGAACCGATGTCACTGCCAATAACATTGGCCAAATAAGCAACTTTTAAGGAAAGTGGATCTAGATTCATGTTGGTTAATGTTAATGTTCCGATCATAAGGGCTGGGTGATTATTAAATATGTTAGAGAGTATAGAAAGTAGCATGCCCATTAACACGCTAGTATGAAGAAGACTTCCAGAAACCATTGGTCTCATAAAACTAATTAACCATTCTGTTAAACCAATATTGTTAAGACCATATATGATAATGTACATACTAAATGCGAAAATAATGATATACCAAGGGGTTTTTTTCAACATGTCACCTGGGGGGATTTTTAAGTAAATCCATCTCCACCCTAAAAGAACAAGTGAACCTAAAACCGCCATAGTGGAAACTGGAATGGAAACAAAGGAAGCAGCAAATAGGCTAAGACGTACAGCTAAGACGAATAGTAGGATGTTCCTCATAAATTTTGTACGATCATTCCCAGAAGCATACAAAGAATTCTGCTTCAGGGGATGGTAATTTGGAAGCGATAATCCGGTAATTTTGGTCGGGACATTTTTAGGTAAATCCTTTTTAAATCTTAAGAAAAGGAGTACAACTAGAAATAGTAAACCTAGGGTTGCAGGCACGAACATCATTGCTGTATGAGAGATTAAACTCATATCGACAATTTTCAGGGCTATTAAATTTACAATGTTACTTACACCAATGGGAGCACTTGATGCAGTGGCAATCAATCCACCAGACAATAAATAGGGGATCTTTTGATGATTCTTCAACCCCATATTGTTTAATAACATAACCAAAATAGGAGTTGTGATTAAAATACTGCCATCATTATTGAAGAATAGTGTCATGAGAAAGCATAAAAGATTCACATACCAGAATAGGCGAATTCCTGAACCTTTTGCCTTTTCAGCTAATTTTTCAGCGACCCAGTTAAAGAACCCAAAGCTTTCTAAAACGATTGTCATAACGATAGTTGCCATAATTGTTATTGCTGCGCCACTTATGGTTTCTGTGATAATGCCAAGTTCAGCAAGAGAGACACTGCCACTTAGTAATACAACAATAGCGCCAATTGTAGCTGGTATAGCTTCATTAATACCTTTAGGTCTCCAAAGAATAAATACAAGTGTAACCACAAAAGTGATAATTGTTATCCAAGCCGTTGGTTGCATACAATATGGACCTCCTTCCTGGCTTGAATATTATTGTTATTAATGGATTTTTACGATTATTTTGTACGTATCACCTCTTCCAAAATGCTCTAATCTTCCTTACGATATGTATATGTAGTAGAATAAGGTCAGTTTTGGCTTAGTACCTATATTCTCAAAAAATTTCCCTTGTTTATATTTGGAATGTAAGAGTTGCATTTGAGCGGATTAATAATGAAAAGGAAAATAAAGCTAAAAAATACGATAAAACAATAAGAGGAGGCTAAAAAGTGCATTGAATCACTTTTTAGCCTCCCTTCTATTATTCGAGATACTAATCATACTTTCACCATATGACAGGAGTCGTCCAAAAATAATTTTTGGAAACTCCTTGTTTTTTATACAATTACAGGTTTTCTAATTCCAATGATGGTGCCGAATTCGGGAATGGCATATTGAAATGATCTGAAATACTGGCTAATTAGTAATAAGGGATTCCTCTTTTGGGATTTTCTTTATGGGCTTTTTTAGCTGGTTCCTTTTTTCTCGAAGCAATTGTTTTTGCCTTTTTCTCAGTATCAATCTTAATGGCTTGTTCCTTGGCAGCATCTTCTGCAATTTTTCGCTCCTGTTCCATTTTATTTACTCTGAAGAGAATAGCTTGAATTCAAAAATTTTTTAACATTAGGGTATTAGTAAATCCACCTTTCGATACCCTGTACCAAATTTTTATGCTAAAGAACGTTAAAATATGAAAGGTTATTATAGAGAGAATTTTGATCCATTGAGATTTTATATTATTTTTACAATAGTAGTTTACATCTTCTAAACAATTTTATATAATACCTATAAGATAACTGGGGAATAAAAAGTAAAGGAGAGATTGAAATGAATACAAATGCTTTTTTTAGATCAACAATGGCTAATAATTTTGCAACAAGAAAGTTTTTTAAACGTGTAGCAATGGATATTAAAAGTCAGTTACAAGAATGGCATGTAGATTATAAAGTTACAGTTGAAACTTGGAGGACATATACATTATGTGTACAAAATGGCGAAAAAACGTATCAAGTTGTTTTATCTAAAAACTTTGTAGACATTCTTCAACATGAAACTCCTTATTCGTTAGATGCAACAATTTGGAAAGGGTTAATTGACCAAGGATTAGAGCTACAAGATGTACAGGGGAATTACTTAGAAATTGCACTAAACTTTAATAATTATCAACAGCAAACAAGGAAATTAAAAAACGTTAAATAAATATAAGTTTTTATATACATCACTCTTAATAACAATATTCAAATAAAAAACCATCTAACTTATGAGCTAGATGGTTTTTTATTTTGGTTGGGCAGCTAGAAATTATAAATTTTCGCCTTCAATCGAAACATTTTGGCGATCCGTTACAAATTTCTTGCCATTCCACTGTAATACATTCTGTACATAACCTAAGCCGTCTGCATGATATCTACCGGATATTTTTTGAAACGCTAGAAGTTCATATGTTCCATCACGATCAAAGTCAATTGGATAAAGTCCTCCTAACGGATCAACCCATCCCTCAATGGGGGCTTTTAATGTACCATCTAGATTATAAATTTCGGATAAGTATTCCTTTCCCTTATAGCGTATATCCAAGAGATATCGCTTTTTAGGTGATGAGCTAGTTACGCGTACTTTATAAAAATTCTCATAATCCACGGAGTATTTTGATTGTTGCTGATAAGTATCACCATTGAAAATTAAGGTCATTCTTCTATTTATATAAGAAAAAATATCGGTATATATGGTGCCGCCACTTCCGCCTGTATCAATAGTAACGAATATGTCTTTAATGTGATTACCTGTGAAATCCCCAAGGAAAATGGTTGGATCATATCCACTGTTTTCTTTAAGAGGTATTTTTTCATAAGTATTTTTTGAATGGTAGAATATTATAAGATTAATATTCTGCCAATAGGGACTATCCTTTTGTTTTGTACCCGTAAGATAAATTGTATCGATGTTACCATCTCCAGTAACATCGCCATAACTTTTTGTAATGACAATTTGAGCGGAGTCTACAGGAAGTCGTTCAAAGCCGTTAGGAGTCCATTGTAAATAATCTAGATATGAGGGTAAATGTTTTGTTTTCCATTCAATGACTAGCGCCTTTTTTGCACTATGATCAAGTTTAATAGCATGTAGTCCAGCTATGGTGTGCTCGTCTATTTTAAGATGAATAAGGGGGTACAATTGAAAGTTTATTTGTTTAAGTAACAGAAGAAAGGTATCACCTTGATAGATGTATGCACTGACTAGTTCTTCTACAGAATCACCATCTACATCGACGTGTTGAATAAGAGCTCCTTTTTGTGGTAATTCTAAAATCGAAGCCGTTGGAGGTAAAAAATAACGAATCATTTGCAAGTCACTAAAAATAACAGACACCACCTTTTTTATATAAATTTATGCTAACAAGGAATTTATATGAAAGAAGTCGAAAAAGTACATCGGTATTAAGAAGCGGATTTATATTTTTAGGAGGATATACAATGATCCAACAATTAGGACAAGTTATGATTTATGTAGATAATCAGGAAGCAGCAAAGACGTTTTGGACAGAAAAAGTAGGTTGTATAGTTCGTTCAGAAGAGACGAATGGACAGTTTCATATGATTGAGATTGCACCAACAAAGGATGCAGAAACAAGTTTTGTTTTACAGAATAAGCAACTTGTTGCAAAAATGGAGCCATATCTAAACGTAGGACCACCTTCATTAATGTTTTTTACAGATAATGTTGAAAACTTATATGAAGAATTTAAAGCAAAAGAAATTACAGTAGGAGATTTAGTAGAAATACCTAGTGGGAAAATATTTAACTTTGCTGATCCTGAAAATAATTATTTTGCAGTAATAGAGAGAAAATAAAGGAGGATATAACTAATTTAATAGGAGGAGAATAATCAATGACAGTAAATGCGTATTTAATTTTTAATGGGAATTGTCGTGATGTGCTCGAGTTTTATAGTAAAGCGTTTCAAACTGAAAAGCCGCAAATTATGACCTTTGGTGATGCAGCCAATGATTCAAACTCTAAATTACCACAGAAAGCAAAAGATTTAGTGATGCATGCTAATATTAAGGTTTGTGGAAGTGATATTATGTTCTCTGATACATTCCCTGGGAATCCATACACAGTTGGAAATAACGTCACATTAGCAGTAGTCAGTGATGATGAAGGATATATTCGCTCAGCATTCAGAGCATTACAAGATGGTGGAGAAGTAATAATGGAATTACAAAAGACATTTTGGAGTCCATGCTATGGAAGCGTAAAAGATCAGTTTGGCGTGCATTGGCAGTTTAATTTAGATGATGGAACAGTCTTTCAACCAGAGTGAACAAGTTATATTAAAAGTAAATAGCTCTGTGGTAGTTTATGAAATCACCACAGAGCTTGTTTTATTATTTTGTTTTGAATCGTTGAACAACATCTTGCAAATCTTCAGACATGTTTAGTAATTGTGTAGCAGCAGCTTCCATTGCTTCCATTGAAGATAGTGTTTCTTCTGTAGAAGCAGATACTTCTTCAGAAGCAGCAGCATTATCTTTGGCATGGTCGTTTAACTTATTAGCAGTCGCCGCCATTTCTTGAATGGATGCAGATATTTGTTGGGAAGTTGCAGATACATTCTCAATCTTTGGTGTTATATCACGCATGCTTGAAATAATGGCTTTAAATTTTGCAGCTGTATTTTGCGAAATGGTAATACCTTCTTGTACATTTTCCAATGTTAGGACCATCGTTTTCACAGCTTCTCCAGAATCCTGTTGTACCGCAGTTATTAGTGCGGCAATTTTCGCAGCTGATTCTTGGGAGTTTTCAGCAAGTTTCCTTACTTCATCCGCTACAACAGCAAAACCCTTACCGTGTTCCCCTGCACGTGCAGCTTCAATTGATGCATTGAGTGCGAGTAAATTTGTCTGATCCGCAATATCACCAATGATATCTAAAATTGCACCAATTTCCTTTGTACGATCATATAAAGATTTAATTTTAGCATCGGATGTTGTAACAAATTGATGAATGGAGTCCATTTGAGATACATTATGTTTGATGGATTGTTCACCATCTTCTGCTTGTTTTGTTGCGTGTACAGATAGAGAAGATACTTCAGAAACTGCATCCGTTATAACTGTCATACCATCTGCAATTTCCTCTACAGATGTGGCATTCTGTTCAATATTATTTGTTTGTTGTTCCGTATTTAGGGTTACTTGTTGCATGGCAGAAGCAATTTGCTGTGCTGCCGCGATGTTTTGGCTAGCGCTTGCCGATAACTCCTCAGATGAAGAGCGAACAAGTGTTGCACTACTATTTACCTTTTGAATTAAGGAAGATAGATTGTCTTTCATGGTGTTAAACGATTGGGCAAGTTCACCAATTTCATCATTTGAATGAATAGCAATTTCCTCTGTTAAGTCGCCTTCTCCCATTCTGTGTGCACTTTCTTTTAATTTATCGATTGGTTTTATAATTGAACGAACGATGAATAGTATTAAAATACACCCAATAACAATGAAAATGATTTCAACAATTAGTTCAATATCTAATGTCGCGGCAGCATCTTTTGTGGCTTCCGATTTAAATGTTGTTCCAATTATCTTCCAACCAGTTTCGTTATTCGTCAGATAAAGTATTTTTTGATCGTTGTAATCTGTTTGACCATATGATTTGGATAAAACTTGTTTCATGTATGATTCTTTTGCTGTATTTCCACTCTTAATATGAGGATTTGAAATATAGTTTCCACTATTATCAACTAATGAAACAAAACCTAATTTTCCAATTTTAACCCTGTTGGCAATTTCCTGTAATTTATCGATGGCAATATCAACGCCAACGACTCCGGATCCGTCCGCTAGTTTCTTTGAAATTGTAATGACTAAATTACCGCTTGTAGAGGAAGTATAAGGCTCAGTTATTACAACATCGTTACTTTGAAGTGCTTCTTTATACCATGGACGTTCGCGTGGATCATAATCCTTTGGATACTCAAAATATGGCATACGAATCATCTTTCCTTTTGCAGTTCCCACATAAGCCATTGCAGCTTCTGGATGTTCGTTGACATATTGATCTAAAATATTTCGGAGATTTGAATCCTTTGAAGCATCTAATAATGATAACGTAACTTTTTTAGACAAATACCCCACATCATGAGTTTTAGGTTGGATTGTATCTGTAATCGTTGAATTTAGTAGATTAATGGTTGATTTTGCACTATTAATTTGTTCCAATTCAATTTGTTTTTTGGTGCTTTCATATGAAATTGCTCCAAGAATAATAGAAGGAATCACTAAAATTAATAAGAATGCACTGAATAATTTTGTACGGAGATTCAATTTTAGAATTTTTTTCAATTAAAGCTACCTCGCTACATGGTTGTTTTGTTATCTCACTTCTCTGTCCTTTGAATCATCAACATACTACGGTGGTTAGTATGAAGATATATAATATATAGTAGTATGTGATGATTCAAACAATTGAGATGGATGAGTCAATTTTACCACATTTAGATAAAAATAATTATAAATAATCCAAAATTGTGAAAAAAAGATAGAAATATATCAATATTAGTAAAACAAATTAGAATATTCAAATAATATAAAAAGCTACACCGGCAATTGTAATAATTGACGATGTAGCTCGAATTAGTAAGAAATGGTGTTTCCCTAGTACACTTTATCTCCATTGAAAATAGAGTTTTTTACGACAACATAATCTACATTACGAATCGCATCAAGTTTTGTACCGCCAGCATATGAAATAGAGGATTGAAGGTCTTGTTCCATTTCAATTAGTGTATCCTTCAAATTTCCTTTATGTTCAACGTGCATTTTTTTGCCTTCGACATTTTTCTTTTCACCTTTTTGGAATTCAGATGCAGAGCCGAAATATTCTTTATATAATTTACCATCAATTTCAATTGTTTTCCCTGGTGATTCTTCATGTCCTGCAAATAGTGAGCCGATCATCACCATTGTAGCACCAAATCGAACTGATTTAGCAATATCACCATTTGTACGAATACCACCATCAGCAATAATTGGTTTTGTTGCGGCTTTTGAACACCAACGAAGTGCAGCTAATTGCCAGCCACCTGTACCAAAGCCAGTTTTAATTTTAGTAATACATACTTTACCAGGTCCAATTCCAACTTTTGTTGCGTCTGCACCTGCATTTTCAAGTTCTCGTACAGCTTCTGGTGTACCAACGTTACCTGCAATGACAAAAGTTGTAGGTATTAATCTTTTAATATGATGAATCATGTTAATTACAGCATTTGAATGACCGTGAGCAATATCAATTGTAATATAATCTGGTGTTAAATTTGCTTTAGCTAAATCTTCGATAAAAGTGTACTCTTCAGGTTTTACCCCAACACTAATCGAAGCAATTAAGCCACGTGCTTGCATATCTTTTACAAAATCTGCACGTTTTTCAGGATTGAAGCGGTGCATAATATAGAAGTAACCATTTTCAGCTAATTGAATTGCGATATTTTCATCTATAATTGTTTGCATATTTGCAGGGACAACTGGGAGTCTGAATTTGTGACCACCAAGCATTACACTTGTATCACACTCAGAGCGACTATTAACAATACATTTTGCGGGAATTAATTGAATATCTTCGTAATCAAATACATTATCCATGAAACACACTCCTAAAAACGAATATTATTTTTTTAATCGATAAAAATGTTCGTCCTTTGGTAATTTACATTATTTTCGTCCCAATGTCAAAATATTTTCTTAGTTTTATAAATTTAAGCAAAAATAAAGACAAAAAAGCTAATAAAATAGAAATATGCTGTGGAATGAACGACCCTCTTTAAACGGAGAAGATGCATTTATATTCCAAACAATTTAAGACGAACTAACATATTTATGTTAAAATCAGGTTTTAAGGACAGAAAAAATCAACAGTTAATTTATTTCCTACTTTTACATAAAAAATAATAATTTTCGATATATATTTAATGAGAATAATGAGAGGAAGCAAGTAATGAAAAATTGGGAATTTGTATTACGGGATTATATCATTGGGCGACCAGTTATTTCGATTGATTATGATGAGGATGATTCTACTGTAGGTGAAATTATAGATGCTCATAGAGATTTAGTATATGGCCATATTGAGTTATCGGATGATGGAAAACTTACTTCATTTATGGTGGATCTAGATGAGATTCTGGCACATAATGATGTTTCACTAGATGAATATGAGGAATTAACTCCAGATGAAATCATCGGTTGTGCAGAAGATTTTACAAAGGATTTTTGTCGTGATCACTTGTATTTTAATATGATGACGGAATGGAATGGGGAATCTTATCTAGTTGTTTTTGAGGCAAAAGATGTGGCACTTAATCTATTCTTGCCTAATTCAGGCGCTACCATTGAAATTAATAAACAAGGGTTTATTCTTTCAGCAACATTATTCCAATCGTATTATCAATTATCATATCCTGATATTGAAATTTCAGCGGAGGATGCAAAAGAAATTTTATGCCAGTATCCTTTAGTGGAGCTTGGAATTTATGAAGACAATGGTGAGATGAAGCTTGTTTATTATCCAAAACGTGA
This window of the Rummeliibacillus pycnus genome carries:
- the guaC gene encoding GMP reductase, translated to MDNVFDYEDIQLIPAKCIVNSRSECDTSVMLGGHKFRLPVVPANMQTIIDENIAIQLAENGYFYIMHRFNPEKRADFVKDMQARGLIASISVGVKPEEYTFIEDLAKANLTPDYITIDIAHGHSNAVINMIHHIKRLIPTTFVIAGNVGTPEAVRELENAGADATKVGIGPGKVCITKIKTGFGTGGWQLAALRWCSKAATKPIIADGGIRTNGDIAKSVRFGATMVMIGSLFAGHEESPGKTIEIDGKLYKEYFGSASEFQKGEKKNVEGKKMHVEHKGNLKDTLIEMEQDLQSSISYAGGTKLDAIRNVDYVVVKNSIFNGDKVY